In a genomic window of Quercus lobata isolate SW786 chromosome 4, ValleyOak3.0 Primary Assembly, whole genome shotgun sequence:
- the LOC115985708 gene encoding receptor-like protein kinase FERONIA translates to MRNYSMLTPFFYIFFLLFIFLHITFTTSTPPYIAVDNITLDCGSFGNSKATDERDWIGDIGSKYSPIKQNNKSNSSEAQRPVSNESIPYRTARFSYSQFTCVFLVTPGPKFVRLDFHSAAYSGFTKSKDFFTVKAGSFTLLRNFSSSIYTDSSDEKYFFKEFCINVEKNKKLKLTFIPFASGSMSYYAFINGIEVVSMPTDMYYTSSSSIIEGKVPVYVGRSPQFYINYSMALEMVYRLSIGGSSIPPMQDTGMFRKWSEGMTDYLLSNGTSPRDPSLKLKYSKIPKYIAPGTRDSMSNLTWGLPVETRFNYRVRLHFCEIDLGIHFSGTREFTIYIDYQLAEETADVILWADDNNTSYYKDYVVMIQNKGEDSHTLAIDLHPRTDATLSDAILNGVEVFKLGDLSGNLAGLNMVPPLMD, encoded by the coding sequence ATGAGGAACTACTCAATGTTGACACCTTTCTTTTAcatcttcttcctccttttcaTCTTTCTCCATATCACATTTACTACTTCTACACCCCCTTACATAGCTGTTGATAATATTACCCTCGACTGTGGCTCTTTTGGCAACTCAAAGGCTACCGATGAGCGTGACTGGATCGGAGACATAGGTTCCAAGTATAGTCccataaaacaaaacaacaaatctaATTCCTCTGAAGCCCAACGCCCAGTATCCAATGAGTCTATCCCCTACAGGACAGCCCGGTTTTCTTATTCCCAATTCACATGTGTTTTTCTGGTCACACCTGGCCCGAAATTTGTTCGTTTGGACTTTCACTCAGCTGCATACTCAGGTTTTACCAAGTCTAAAGACTTTTTTACTGTCAAAGCGGGTTCGTTCACCTTACTTAGAAACTTCAGCTCTTCCATTTATACTGATTCTTCAGatgaaaagtatttttttaaagagttctGCATcaatgttgaaaaaaataaaaaattgaaattaaccTTCATTCCTTTTGCAAGTGGTTCTATGAGCTACTATGCTTTCATTAATGGTATTGAGGTTGTCTCCATGCCTACGGACATGTACTATACCTCAAGTAGTTCTATTATAGAAGGTAAAGTTCCTGTTTATGTTGGCCGGTCTCCTCAGTTCTACATAAACTACAGCATGGCACTCGAGATGGTCTATCGATTAAGCATTGGTGGGAGCTCCATACCACCAATGCAAGACACTGGAATGTTTAGAAAATGGTCTGAGGGCATGACTGATTATTTGTTGAGCAACGGTACAAGCCCTCGTGATCCATCTTTGAAACTCAAATActcaaaaataccaaaatacatTGCACCTGGGACTAGGGACTCGATGTCTAATTTGACATGGGGATTACCTGTTGAGACGAGATTCAATTATCGGGTGAGGCTCCATTTCTGTGAAATAGATCTTGGGATACACTTCTCTGGCACAAGGGAATTCACCATCTATATAGACTATCAGCTAGCAGAAGAAACGGCAGATGTAATATTGTGGGCTGACGATAACAATACGTCATACTACAAGGACTACGTAGTAATGATCCAAAACAAGGGCGAGGACAGTCATACTCTGGCCATTGATCTACACCCTAGAACAGATGCAACTTTAAGCGATGCTATTTTAAACGGTGTGGAAGTGTTCAAATTGGGCGACCTATCTGGCAATCTTGCTGGACTAAATATGGTCCCTCCACTGATGGATTAA